In a genomic window of Jaculus jaculus isolate mJacJac1 chromosome 8, mJacJac1.mat.Y.cur, whole genome shotgun sequence:
- the Kcng1 gene encoding potassium voltage-gated channel subfamily G member 1, protein MVGLHAERQCLFLGAPNPIAATLWPSWVPGHTSESPPPSSSTYRPERDVKPPKMTLLPGDNSDYDYSALSCASDASLHPAFFPQRQAIKGVFYRRAQRLGPQDDPRQGCAPGDRRRQIIINVGGIKYSLPWTTLDEFPLTRLGQLKACTNFDDILSVCDDYDVTCNEFFFDRNPGAFGTILTFLRAGKLRLLREMCALSFQEELLYWGIAEDHLDGCCKRRYLQKIEEFADMMEHEEEDEPLDSDDRDSEGPSAGEGRLGRCMRRLRDMVERPHSGLPGKVFACLSVLFVTVTAVNLSVSTLPSLREEEEQGQCSQMCHSVFIVESVCVGWFSLEFLLRLIQAPSKLAFLRSPLTLIDLVAILPYYVTLLVDGAASSRRKPGTGNSYLDKVGLVLRVLRALRILYVMRLARHSLGLQTLGLTARRCTREFGLLLLFLCVAIALFAPLLYVIENEMADSPEFTSIPACYWWAVITMTTVGYGDMVPRSTPGQVVALSSILSGILLMAFPVTSIFHTFSRSYLELKQEQERVMIRRAQFLIKSKSQLSGMSQDSDLLFGSASSDTRDNN, encoded by the exons ATGGTGGGACTCCACGCGGAGAGACAGTGCCTCTTCCTAGGCGCTCCTAACCCGATCGCAGCCACACTCTGGCCCTCGTGGGTGCCCGGTCACACCTCAGAGTCTCCGCCTCCGAGTTCCAGCACCTACAG GCCCGAGAGGGATGTGAAACCCCCAAAAATGACCCTGTTACCCGGAGACAACTCAGACTACGACTACAGCGCCCTGAGCTGTGCTTCGGATGCCTCCCTCCACCCTGCCTTCTTCCCGCAGCGCCAGGCCATCAAGGGGGTCTTCTACCGCCGGGCCCAGCGGCTCGGGCCCCAGGACGACCCCCGCCAGGGCTGCGCGCCCGGGGACCGCCGCCGGCAGATCATCATCAACGTGGGTGGCATCAAGTACTCGCTGCCCTGGACCACGCTGGACGAGTTCCCGCTGACGCGGCTGGGCCAGCTCAAGGCCTGCACCAACTTCGACGACATCCTCAGCGTGTGTGACGACTACGACGTGACCTGCAACGAGTTCTTCTTCGACCGCAACCCGGGGGCCTTCGGGACCATCCTCACCTTCCTGCGGGCCGGCAAGCTGCGGCTGCTGCGGGAGATGTGCGCGCTCTCCTTCCAGGAGGAGCTGCTCTACTGGGGCATCGCGGAGGACCACCTGGACGGCTGCTGCAAGCGCCGCTACCTGCAGAAGATCGAGGAGTTCGCCGACATGATGGAGCACGAGGAGGAGGACGAGCCGCTGGACAGCGATGACCGCGACAGCGAGGGACCCTCGGCCGGCGAGGGGCGCCTGGGTCGCTGCATGCGGAGGCTGCGCGACATGGTGGAGAGGCCACACTCCGGGCTGCCTGGAAAGGTGTTCGCCTGCCTGTCCGTGCTCTTTGTCACTGTCACCGCCGTCAACCTGTCCGTCAGCACCTTGCCCAGCCTGcgggaggaagaggagcag GGCCAGTGTTCCCAGATGTGCCACAGCGTCTTCATCGTGGAGTCGGTGTGCGTGGGCTGGTTCTCCCTGGAGTTCCTCCTGCGCTTGATCCAGGCGCCCAGCAAGCTCGCCTTCCTGAGGAGTCCTCTGACGCTCATCGACCTGGTGGCCATCCTGCCCTACTACGTCACGCTGTTGGTGGACGGCGCTGCGTCGAGTCGCCGCAAGCCCGGCACGGGCAACAGCTACCTGGACAAGGTGGGCCTGGTGCTGCGCGTGCTGCGGGCCCTGCGCATCCTGTACGTGATGCGGCTGGCGCGCCACTCGCTGGGGCTGCAGACTCTGGGGCTCACGGCCCGCCGCTGCACCCGCGAGTTCGGGCTCCTGCTGCTCTTCCTGTGCGTGGCCATCGCCCTCTTTGCCCCGCTCCTCTACGTCATCGAGAACGAGATGGCCGACAGCCCCGAGTTCACCAGCATCCCTGCCTGCTACTGGTGGGCCGTCATTACCATGACGACCGTGGGCTACGGAGACATGGTGCCCAGGAGCACGCCGGGCCAGGTGGTGGCGTTGAGCAGCATCCTCAGCGGGATCCTGCTCATGGCCTTCCCGGTCACGTCCATCTTCCACACCTTCTCCCGCTCCTACCTGGAGCTGAAGCAGGAGCAGGAGAGGGTGATGATCCGCAGGGCTCAGTTCCTCATCAAAAGCAAGTCGCAGCTCAGCGGCATGTCCCAGGACAGCGACCTCCTGTTCGGAAGTGCTTCGTCGGACACCAGGGACAACAACTGA